A region of Sesamum indicum cultivar Zhongzhi No. 13 linkage group LG7, S_indicum_v1.0, whole genome shotgun sequence DNA encodes the following proteins:
- the LOC105166218 gene encoding serpin-ZX, whose product MDLRETILNQTDASFSIAKQVISTEAKGANLVFSPLSIHVVLGQILSGSDGPARDQLLDFLKAMSTEALNSFTSQLVGLMFADGAPLGGPRLTFANGLWVDQSLSLRPSFEDIVRKVYRAVSIHVDFQHKSAGVTKEVNTWADKETDSLIQEMLPSGSVDASTRLIFTNAVYFKGAWNEKFDESATQDHEFFLLDGSSVQAPFMTSEKKQYILAFDGFKVLGLPYKQGGDKRRFSMYFFLPDANDGLPDLIEKVTSKSGFVDHHLPHQKVEVGDFRFPKFKITFRFDASDVLKGLGLDHPFSGDGLNDMVDSPLSQNLYVSSIFHKSFIEVNEEGTEAAAASAAVVKLRALEVDEKLDFVADHPFLFLIREDMTGVVLFIGQVLNPVDA is encoded by the exons ATGGACCTCCGTGAAACCATCCTCAACCAAACCGACGCTTCCTTTTCAATCGCAAAGCAGGTCATCTCCACCGAGGCCAAAGGCGCCAACCTCGTATTCTCGCCGCTATCGATCCACGTCGTGTTGGGCCAGATCTTGTCCGGGTCGGACGGCCCCGCCCGGGACCAGCTGCTGGACTTTCTCAAAGCCATGTCTACCGAAGCACTGAATTCCTTCACGTCGCAGCTTGTGGGTCTGATGTTCGCTGACGGTGCTCCGCTTGGTGGGCCTCGATTGACCTTCGCCAACGGCCTTTGGGTTGATCAAAGTCTCAGCTTGAGGCCCTCTTTCGAGGATATTGTGCGGAAGGTTTACAGGGCTGTTTCTATTCATGTTGATTTTCAGCATAAG TCTGCTGGGGTAACAAAAGAAGTGAATACATGGGCTGACAAGGAAACAGACAGCCTAATCCAAGAAATGCTTCCATCTGGTTCAGTTGATGCTTCTACTAGGCTTATCTTCACAAACGCAGTGTACTTTAAAGGAGCATGGAAcgaaaaatttgatgaatcaGCAACACAGGACCATGAGTTTTTCCTCTTAGATGGAAGCTCAGTTCAAGCACCCTTCATGACCAGTGAGAAGAAGCAATACATTCTTGCTTTTGATGGTTTCAAGGTTTTGGGACTACCATATAAACAAGGTGGAGATAAGCGTAGATTCTCAATGTACTTCTTTCTTCCTGATGCAAACGATGGACTGCCAGATTTGATAGAAAAGGTCACCTCAAAATCTGGATTCGTAGACCACCACCTCCCACATCAGAAGGTGGAAGTTGGTGATTTCCGTTTTCCAAAGTTCAAAATAACTTTCAGGTTTGACGCTTCCGACGTTCTAAAGGGACTGGGTTTGGACCATCCATTTTCTGGTGATGGTCTGAACGACATGGTGGACTCACCTCTTAGTCAGAATCTCTATGTTTCAAGCATATTCCACAAGTCGTTTATCGAGGTGAATGAGGAAGGCACAGAAGCTGCAGCTGCATCTGCTGCTGTCGTTAAACTCAGGGCCTTGGAGGTTGACGAAAAGTTGGATTTTGTCGCTGACCACCCGTTCCTGTTTCTCATAAGAGAAGATATGACCGGGGTCGTGCTGTTTATCGGGCAAGTTCTTAATCCAGTTGATGCTTAA